In the genome of Thunnus albacares chromosome 16, fThuAlb1.1, whole genome shotgun sequence, the window ATATTTACACCCTAACACAATGTTTTATATccttatatattattattttgcaaACTGATCCTCACATTAGAGGCAGCAGCCCTCAGAGCTACGTAATATGAAGCCAGGTAACACAACCCTGTTGATCCACTTAAATGCCCTGCACGCCAACACCCGTGTTTGCAGGTATTTTGGCTGAACAAGACACATTTCCGGTTACGAGGGGCAGTCAGATATTTAAAGCTGTAAACTTTTAACTTACGAGTCTTATAAGGCACATTATTGATCTTATATCAAGCAGTATTTCACATGGAAAAAAGTGCAGAAAGTAAATATAGTTCTTTAGCTGTAACAATAGGTtattaaaaaatagatttgtcCTTTAATTgaagattaaaattaaaaaaatatttcagcagattacacaaaaaagacacatgagttcatttttcatgtgtattATGCGACTACACCGTGAATTGCGTTTAGCATattgttttatctataaaaaTACAATCAGTTTACTATCTtatcttcaaaataaaacatctcagACTAGCACGGCTTCAGATGAACCACAAACATGAGCAGGAAACTAACGCTATATAGGAGGTGTGGTactggggaggggggggacCGTATGCATTGTGTTTCCGCTTCTCAGTAAATGACATTTGATGACTTCAGATTGTTGAATTAActaacacacagaaacacctgtgtgggtggagCAGTGTTTATGCTGTCTGTGTGGCTGAGGTGTACTGGTAGATACACTGATTccaatgaaatatttttactggcattttaaaagaaaaaaaaaccccaataatCACTTCTCCATTACTGGCAACATAATGGTTTTAGCTCCAGACGTTGTTGTTGTCGTCGTTGCTCCGTTTCTCATGCCAAAGTCAGCATTAAGCAGTTTCTGCTGCAGGAACGTGGGACAGAAGGTGGTTATGTAAGCGTCTTTAAACCCTGAGTTACAGAAGCAGTAAACCAGCGGGTCCAGCAGGCAGTCCATGTAAGACAGGACCATGAGGCTGTCATAGACCTGAACCGCTACGTCCTCTGCAGCCTGCCATTTGTTCAGCCTGAAAGCGAGCAGCACCGCTCTGGCTATAGTGCAAGGCAGGAAGCAGATGGAGAAGACGACGACGACGGACATAACCACGCAGACGGCTCTCCTCAGTTTGGTCTTTTCCCCGACGGTTTTCTTCCTCAGCCGGTTGACGATGCGCACCGTGCAGTAGACGAGGATGATGAAGGGGATGATGATCTGGGTGAAGAAGACGacctttgaaaaatgaaaagtgacaacAAGAAAGATTGTTAGTATCCCATACTGCAAAATAACCGATCATTATCTAAACCCATCATGGCAATATGCTATAGTTGCTCATTTCTAAACCCCAATATTGAGATTGAACTCCTCATCAGTCACAATGCTCTCAGGAATAATAATAGTAGgtaatagaataaaaataatagttgGACTTTAATAATTTAAACTTTTACTAAAGATATGCTCCTCATTTCCTGATCTATGTCtttttgcattaaaataacTGTTGAATTCAATTTAAACCTGGATTTTTGGAGCATTGATTGCATTGTTGTGATTTTGAAAGATTTTTGcatagatacagtatgttgcagaatttcaaaatatgatttaagATGCTTGTAATTGTGCTCAATTAAAAGATATTTGTACGAGTATTTCAAATTTAAAGAGTGAACATATTTGACATCCTTAAATATAATGTTACTGCAGGAAAACCAGAGTTTTAAGATGCTGTAATGTCTGCAGAAGTTGGCTTTAGCTGCCTGTGAGAAGCTGTTATTTAGGGAACCAGGGCAATTAGATTAACCATTAAAccaaataaaatgtgttgattGTTATCTTTATAGGAAGTGACGATATGAGGTAATGCATAGTTCTTCttaactgttaaataaatgagTAAACCTTTGGCAGGGTTGGTTCTCTGGCACATAGGTAGATATTGGACTATGATTTATGCTCCCATTTCAATGAAACTGATTGACTGTTTGGTTTTCATGTCTTAGGTTATTTTACAACAGTGATAATCCAAATTAAAGCAAAACCAAACAAgtcaaaaaaaaccccaaagcaATACCTCTCTGAAGGTGTCTGTCACATCGTGAAAATATGTCTCAACTTCGCGGCCGTGGCTGTTACAGCACTCGAAGGTCTTGACCATAGTGGGGATGGTGAGGGGCAGCAAGAGGAGCCAGATCACGATGGAGATCTGCGGAGTTTTCTTCAACACTTTGACGAAATTCCTCCTTCCGAGATGGACCACGTTGAAGTACCGATCGATGGACAGGGTGATAAGGAAGCCGATACTGGCCCCTCGGTTGAGAAACAGCATGAAGAGCATCGTCTTACACACCACACTGTTCAGACTGCGTCTCTGGCCATGCTGGTAGTGGTACGCCTTGGCAGGAAGACAGGCCACCAGCAGGAAATCAGCAACCACAATATTGAACAGGAAGATACTTTTGTTCTTCCAGAACTTGAACCTAAAGAGGAAGTTATTGACAAAACCGTTATTTGTTGTAATgttgcagggttttttttttgctgcatcaACAATAAacctagaaaaaaaaattaagattaagattttattcCCACAAAATCTGTGCTCGCCTCTAAAGCGACGAGTCACTGATCAAACTGATGCTTATATTTAAGATAGGATGTCTCAAATAGGATGTGCTGCTGAAAGGTTTTGTGCTCTCTCAATGTGGTCATATgagatttatgatttattttttttatcttattatcATTGtcactgcttttctttttgCACTTTATATTTAAGTGGTGGAAATAACACAACGGtgccaaacaaaacactgactgtCTGCATTCTGGCTAGTGTGTGTGCTGGAAGCCTTTTTCAGTACTGTCAAGAGTCATTCTTATTCACACGGCACAGTTATGTTCCACATTACAAATGCTTATCAGCTCATCTcacttacaaaaacacaagataaTGCACACAACTCATCACGTTTAATAAGCGCTCTTCGAACAGAGTACATGTTGTTTGGTTCACCACTGAGGTGATGTAAGGTAAAACCGCTATTGGATTCCAAACATATTTGCCATTTTAAAGGAGCACACCCTAAACCTGCAGTGGATTTTCAACTGCAGATCTGTTTTTGTACAGTTAATCATAAGTATGTGGATCATTCAAAACTCAAACCAACTCACTTTAGGTCTGCTTGTAAAGCATTGTTAATTAATATTGAATTTTCCATTGTTGTTAATAAACTGTGGTCTGCAGGATTATTTAGTGTTGACCTGATTTTTATCAACTTTGCTACCAACAAATTAGAATCCAAACAGGATGTTAACTCTGCGCTCCCATCCCTATTTTACTGGAGTGAGCAGATGTGTACATTTATTAGTATTTCTTCTTGGCAGCGGTCACGATGCTATAATAGTAGAAAAAAGGAACGCACTGCGTAGTTTTGAATTTttcatcagtctgtctgtcGGCTGATGGAAAGCCGTCACAGCTGGTGAGATACTCACCACTTCCAGGTGATTCAACAGTGACCTAATGCCAGTTTTTCTCAGTCATTACAGTTCATAGaaagcagtagcagcagtacTATATGACATATGATTTTTACTATGTATTTGAGTCACTCAGGGAGGTTAAATGCTGGGAAACTCCAAACAGATGATGAGTCATGCATTATCAGTTATCAAGTTTATTTTCTAACTTTGGCGTAATGCCAGTTTATGCCAGTTTGCCAAGTTTTCCCTTTTCCAGAAGGCTTTCTTGACTTTTTACAGATCCTTATCTACATTTTTACTGTTGAATACATTCtgaaaaatataatgaaaaatgatgTGATGTAGTGATCTTCATACCTGAAGATGAAGATGTAAAGGACCGACAGGTTGAGAGGAAGACCCAGCACGAACTGTCCAATCATCACCCAGGAAAGGGCTTTATATGTGACCAAATTGGGTGTTTTGCAGTGGTCAACTGTTGCATTTGTAGACATGTTTTGTTGGCTTAACATAACCGTGTTGGAAGTAGTAGTGCATCCACAGCAGTAATAGAAGTTACAGTCAGTAACAGGAGTATTATTTGATGTAATAACGCAGCAACAGGAAGGATGAGGGTTAAAGGTGTTTCAGGCAGGCATCAGAAGGTTAAATCCTTTATCTTGGAGCTGGTTGCAGTCGCCTCTGAGCCAGAATCTTCTCTCCTCAGGAACCGATTTTGCTTCTCACCGTGATCC includes:
- the LOC122999472 gene encoding 12-(S)-hydroxy-5,8,10,14-eicosatetraenoic acid receptor-like, which produces MLSQQNMSTNATVDHCKTPNLVTYKALSWVMIGQFVLGLPLNLSVLYIFIFRFKFWKNKSIFLFNIVVADFLLVACLPAKAYHYQHGQRRSLNSVVCKTMLFMLFLNRGASIGFLITLSIDRYFNVVHLGRRNFVKVLKKTPQISIVIWLLLLPLTIPTMVKTFECCNSHGREVETYFHDVTDTFREVVFFTQIIIPFIILVYCTVRIVNRLRKKTVGEKTKLRRAVCVVMSVVVVFSICFLPCTIARAVLLAFRLNKWQAAEDVAVQVYDSLMVLSYMDCLLDPLVYCFCNSGFKDAYITTFCPTFLQQKLLNADFGMRNGATTTTTTSGAKTIMLPVMEK